One window of Papaver somniferum cultivar HN1 chromosome 9, ASM357369v1, whole genome shotgun sequence genomic DNA carries:
- the LOC113311237 gene encoding F-box protein At3g07870-like gives MENSKLSLGAGRQWRYETIFNDYVPGDIMLDIFPRLPCESVLECRRVCKTWRNLLRPVVDYNHSNYNYFIDRHLHYFHRELQLLKQPLDYDNHYEDDAYDCLANDTGEISLVFTGNSIEKDNRSSLYYVEYDDKSCKKLIRTFNISLPSETPLITVGSCNGLVCLTTKISKNICGRVYICNPITRECVELPRLFENNNEYWDAGIRILFYGFGYVPSTSEYKVVRIIYKLNSDRALCEGQVQIYTLGDHLNRWRDKRDIPSPRRVYKSHGLHVNGALHWDVFPGDRMMSFDLLDEDFHFIEYPPKTLPSDWGSFVLANLGGQLCVFCSRETSISCASEVWVLNKKNKLTDISEAKKVQEGNSSWTRKLTVSMNWEIMHRPFAIFKNGQILLWCKEKNVVAHDLKNLTTTELGDLGMARPEEDSAKPWEWRNYDKAVAHSNSFVSLRRLGEKTSTILDMIT, from the coding sequence ATGGAGAACTCGAAACTTTCTCTTGGGGCCGGTCGGCAATGGAGGTACGAAACAATTTTCAATGATTATGTTCCTGGAGATATCATGTTAGATATATTTCCTCGGTTACCTTGTGAATCTGTTTTAGAATGTAGACGTGTGTGTAAAACGTGGAGAAATCTTCTCAGACCAGTAGTAGATTATAATCATAGTAATTACAATTATTTTATTGATCGGCACCTCCATTATTTTCATCGTGAACTACAACTTCTAAAACAACCGCTCGATTATGACAACCATTATGAAGATGACGCGTACGATTGTCTTGCGAATGATACAGGTGAGATTAGTTTAGTTTTCACGGGTAATAGCATTGAGAAAGATAATCGTTCGTCTCTATATTACGTAGAATATGATGACAAATCTTGCAAGAAACTTATAAGGACATTCAATATCAGCCTTCCTTCTGAAACGCCATTGATCACGGTTGGTTCGtgcaatggtttggtttgtttaacgacaaaaataagtaaaaacATATGTGGACGTGTTTATATTTGTAATCCCATCACCCGAGAATGTGTAGAGCTTCCAAGATTATTTGAGAATAACAATGAGTATTGGGATGCTGGAATCCGTATACTCTTTTATGGATTTGGTTACGTTCCTTCAACTAGCGAGTACAAGGTTGTCAGAATCATCTACAAGTTGAATTCAGATAGAGCTTTGTGTGAAGGACAGGTACAAATATACACACTTGGTGACCACTTAAATAGATGGAGGGATAAAAGAGATATTCCTAGCCCTAGGCGTGTATACAAAAGTCATGGTCTCCATGTTAACGGAGCTCTTCACTGGGATGTGTTTCCAGGGGATCGGATGATGTCCTTTGATTTATTAGACGAGGATTTCCACTTCATTGAATATCCACCTAAGACGTTACCATCAGACTGGGGAAGCTTTGTGCTTGCGAACTTAGGAGGACAATTGTGCGTATTCTGTTCGAGAGAGACATCCATAAGCTGTGCATCTGAGGTGTGGGTACTGAATAAGAAGAATAAACTAACTGATATATCTGAGGCGAAAAAAGTACAAGAGGGTAACTCATCATGGACGAGAAAACTTACTGTATCAATGAATTGGGAGATTATGCATCGACCTTTTGCAATCTTCAAGAATGGACAAATATTGTTGTGGTGCAAAGAGAAAAATGTCGTTGCTCATGACCTGAAAAATTTAACTACAACAGAACTTGGGGATCTTGGAATGGCTCGGCCGGAGGAAGATTCTGCAAAACCATGGGAGTGGAGAAATTATGACAAAGCTGTGGCACACTCCAATAGCTTTGTTTCGTTGAGACGACTAGGAGAAAAAACTAGTACGATATTGGATATGATCACCTAG